In one window of Prevotella sp. E13-17 DNA:
- a CDS encoding AAA family ATPase has product MSFVFRLISKCFQDASGVEYGNAHFLIEENDWNDYDFYVMYHLHATPLITGSRTVYLGYIKIMKSGQEKYDEYLLRKALGKQVEFEELPEDFVSLTQSIDVFDGLNNLLKATEKKDFVKQMHLILSTQDDDYYSMVEGQEALINGLLRDSSMESYSLKRGKKIMLAGETHYDLRKEMITASFANVRKRIPLQFSCLPDVKTTMIPNGVMTFIGKNGSGKSTLIYHLAKIMYAYPDQRFRLKEDIGTIEPIDIGISKLFLISYSPFDNFVLPGIGGEDYRLLVKGMETGKGRLVFCGIRDVKSEFERILNNPNDDTYNELFKQVRLEETSLKSVSLLATECMKALGIIYNDRERKKLWDQIREKAAILFPDIEQKMYALMYKSEDEAMAEFLNLSTGFKYYLHALSHVIAYIERDSMILFDEPENHIHPPMLSFMMSSLRYVIAQYNSILMVATHSPVIVQESFAENVYVVRNDNGHTTITHPRIETYGANIGEITSEVFDLTTDVSNYYEAYNKLYDTWSLNEEWGSVDEMLESFNNHMRGKVSNQMLSYIISRYYDEHSEEEDN; this is encoded by the coding sequence ATGAGTTTTGTTTTCAGACTTATAAGCAAGTGTTTTCAGGATGCCTCAGGCGTGGAATATGGGAATGCCCATTTCCTAATTGAGGAGAATGACTGGAATGACTATGATTTCTACGTCATGTACCATCTTCATGCTACTCCGTTGATAACAGGCAGCCGAACTGTGTATCTTGGCTACATCAAAATCATGAAGTCAGGACAAGAAAAGTATGACGAGTACTTGTTAAGAAAGGCATTAGGCAAGCAGGTCGAGTTTGAGGAATTGCCCGAGGACTTTGTGTCGCTAACACAGTCGATAGATGTATTTGATGGCCTAAACAATCTTCTAAAAGCTACAGAGAAGAAAGATTTCGTTAAACAGATGCACCTCATCCTCTCAACCCAGGATGATGATTATTACTCGATGGTAGAAGGACAGGAAGCATTAATAAATGGATTATTACGTGATTCTTCCATGGAGTCATATTCCCTAAAGAGAGGAAAGAAGATCATGTTGGCTGGCGAGACTCACTATGATTTGCGGAAGGAGATGATAACAGCCTCCTTTGCAAATGTGCGTAAAAGGATTCCCCTTCAGTTCTCTTGCCTGCCTGATGTTAAGACAACGATGATACCAAACGGTGTGATGACGTTTATTGGCAAGAACGGCTCTGGCAAAAGTACACTGATATATCACTTGGCAAAGATTATGTATGCTTACCCTGACCAAAGATTCCGGTTGAAAGAGGATATTGGCACAATTGAACCCATAGATATTGGAATCAGCAAGCTCTTCTTGATCTCGTATAGTCCATTTGACAATTTTGTGTTGCCAGGTATCGGTGGTGAAGACTATCGATTATTAGTAAAAGGTATGGAAACAGGAAAGGGGAGACTGGTGTTCTGCGGTATAAGGGATGTAAAATCGGAATTTGAGCGTATACTAAATAATCCGAATGATGATACCTATAACGAGTTGTTCAAACAAGTACGTTTGGAGGAAACATCTTTGAAGTCTGTAAGTTTGTTGGCGACTGAATGTATGAAGGCTTTAGGAATCATCTATAATGACAGAGAAAGGAAAAAACTCTGGGACCAAATCAGAGAGAAAGCAGCGATTCTCTTCCCGGACATAGAGCAGAAGATGTATGCTTTGATGTATAAGTCTGAGGATGAAGCAATGGCAGAATTTCTTAATCTCTCAACGGGCTTCAAATATTATCTTCATGCATTATCGCATGTAATTGCCTACATTGAGAGGGACAGCATGATACTCTTTGATGAACCAGAAAACCATATCCATCCTCCAATGCTTTCGTTTATGATGTCTTCATTACGTTATGTGATAGCTCAATATAACTCGATTCTGATGGTGGCCACTCATTCGCCAGTTATCGTGCAGGAATCATTTGCAGAGAATGTATATGTGGTTAGGAATGACAATGGCCATACCACAATAACTCATCCAAGAATAGAGACCTACGGTGCTAATATAGGTGAGATAACAAGCGAGGTCTTTGACTTAACAACTGATGTTTCAAATTATTATGAGGCATACAATAAGCTATATGACACATGGTCACTAAATGAGGAATGGGGTAGCGTAGACGAGATGTTGGAGAGTTTTAACAATCATATGAGAGGTAAGGTTAGCAATCAGATGCTGTCGTATATTATATCTAGGTATTATGATGAGCATTCAGAAGAAGAGGACAATTAA